The Prosthecomicrobium sp. N25 nucleotide sequence CCAGACGAAGTTAGCCCGCGCCGTCGGACGGGGACGGCGCGGGCTTTGACACCGGGCCTAACGAGGAGGGGCTCAGGCTCCGGTGCGTTCGTCTCGGCGGACGGGGATCCTCACAGACCCTCTTCCGCCTTCCCGAACCTCGATGACGGGGCGCCCGGCCGGCGCCCGGATACTTCGGCCTCAGGCGGCCCTGGCCAGGATCGCGCGGATCTGGTCCAGCAGCCGGAGGCGAGTCTTCTTGGCGACTTCGATCGCCTCGTCGGAGGCGGGCTCGACGTTGGTCTCCATCCGGTGAACCTGCCGGTTGATCTCGTGGTACTCGTCGGCGAGCCGCGCGAAATGACTGTCCGACATCTTCAGCTTGTGAATGTCGTCTGCGTATTCGGGCATCAGCTCGGCGAGTTCGTGATGGGTATGCGTCATCGTCTCTCCCTTGCGGGCGACCGGACCCGACCCGGCCGATGCGCCCGCGGCTCTTCCCTGTGCCTCGGCTCCGTTCCGGCTCGCGCCTCTCCGGGCGGCACCCTTGCGATCTTGGATAAGGCAGGGGTCGGCAACCTTCGTTGAGACAGATCAAAACTCAGGGGAGTTCTTGCGATGCCGGCACTTGCTGCGTTCCACGAGGTTCTCTTTCCCGTCGAAGTGGCGTTCGGGGCAACCGGCGGCCCGGAGCGGCGGACCGAAATCGTCGCGCTCGGCTCCGGCCGCGAAGTCCGCAACGCCCGCTGGGCCGATTCGCGTCGGCGCTTCGATGCCGGCACGGGCCTGCGCACCCTCGACGACCTCGCCGCCGTCGTCGCCTTCTTCGAGGAGCGCCGAGGCCGGCTCCACGGCTTCCGCTACCGCGACCCCGCCGACCATCGATCCTGCCTGCCTTCCGGGACGCCCGGGCCGCTCGACCAGCCGATCGGCACGGGCGACGGCGTGACCGCGGCCTTCCAGCTCGTCCGCCGCTACGGCGCCGGCACAACGGCCTGGACGCGCACCATCGCCAAGCCGGTCGCCGGCACGGTCCGGGTGGCGGTCGCCGGGGTCGAGAAGGTCGCCGGCACCGACTTCACGGTCGACACGACCACGGGCCTCGTCACCTTCCTGCCCGGCCGCATCCCGCCGGCGGGTGCCGAAGTGACCGCCGGCTACCGCTTCGACGTTCCCGTCCGGTTCGACACCGACGAGATCCGCGTCGATCTCGCCGCTTTCCGGGCCGGCGAGATCCCGGCCGTTCCGCTCGTGGAGATCCGCCCGTGAAGACGCTTCCGCCCGGGCTCGCCGCCCATGTCGCCGGCCAGGCCACCACGCTTGCGACCTGCTGGATCCTGACCCGCCTGGACGGCGTGGTCCTCGGCTTCACGGACCACGACCGCCCGATCCTGCTCGACGGCGTCTCCTGCGAGGCGGCCTCCGGCCTTCGCGCCAGCGAGGACGTGGCCCAGGCCGGCCTGGCGGTCGGCGGGGTCGAGGTCGCCGGGGCCCTCGCCTCGGCTGCCGTGACCGCTGCCGACATCGCCGCGGGCCTCTATGACGGGGCTCGGATCGACGTCCACCTCGTCAACTGGTCCGACGTCTCTGAGCGTCTTCACCTCAGGAGCGGCACGATCGGCGAGGTCGTCGCGGCCGAGGGAGCCTTCCGGGCCGAGCTGCGCTCCGCCGCGCTCGCCCTCGACGAGGAGCGCGGCCGCCTGTTCCAGCACCGCTGCGACGCCGATCTCGGCGACGCCCGCTGCCGGGTCGACCTCGCCGCGCCGACCCGCCGCGGTCTCGGCACGGTCCTGTCGGGCAGCGACCGGCGGACCCTGCGGCTCTCCGGCCTCGCCGCCTTCGCGCCGGCCCTCTTCGAGCGCGGCCGGCTGCAGGTCACCTCCGGCGTCCTCGCCGGCCGCGCCTCGGAGGTGAAGAGCCACGTCCTCTCGGCGTCCGTCGCCGAGGTCGAGCTCTGGCAGGCGCTCCCCGCCGCCCCGGCCCCCGGCGACGTCGTCTCGGTGACCGCCGGCTGCGAAAAGCTCTTCGCCACCTGCCGCGACCGCTTCGCCAACGCGGAGAACTTCCGCGGCTTTCCCCATCTGCCGGGACCGGACTTCGTCCTCGCCCACCCGAGTCGCAGCCGCCACGAGAACGACGGATCGGCGGTGGTGCCGTGACGGGCGTCCGTGAGGCGGTCGTCGCCGAGGCGCGGGCCTGGATCGGCACGCCCTACCGCCACCAGGCGTCGTTGCGCGGCGCGGGCGCCGACTGCCTCGGCCTCCTGCGCGGCGTCTGGCGCGCGGTGCTCGGCCCCGAGCCGGAGGTCCCGCCGCCCTACACGCGCGACTGGGCCGAGGCTTCCCGCGTGGACGCCTTCGCGGCCGCCGCCGCCCGCCACTTGCGTCCCCTCGAGCCCGCCGCCGCGCAGCCCGGCGACGTCCTCCTCTTCCGCTGGCGCGACGGCCTGCCGGCCAAGCACGCCGGCATCCTCACGGCGCCCGGCCGGTTCGTCCACGCCTACGAGGGGTCGGGCGTGGTCGAAAGCCCGCTCGTGCCCGCCTGGCGCCGCCGCCTCGCCGGTGCCTACGCGTTTCCCGGAGCCGACGACTGATGGCCACCATCCTGCTCTCCGCCGCCGGAGCCGCCCTCGGCGGCGCGATCGGCGGCCCTGTCGGCGCGCTCGCCGGGCGCGCCGTCGGCGCCTCGGTCGGCTACATGATCGACCGCGCACTCATCCGCTCGACCCTGCCGGACACGAAGGGCCCGCGCCTCTCCGACCTCGACATCCAGACGGCCACCGAGGGCAAGGCGATTCCGCGCGTCTACGGCCGTGTCCGGCTCGCCGGCCAGGTGATCTGGGCGACCCGGCACGAGGAGACGGTCAAGAAGAAGGAGACCTCCGGCGGCAAGGGTGGGCCGACCACCTCCACCTACCGCTACCACGCCAACGTGGCGGTCGGGATCTGCGAGGGCCCCGTCGCCCGCATCGGGCGGATCTGGGCCGACGGCGTCGAGCTCGACCGGACCGACCATCAGATCCGCTTCCACCTCGGCGACGAGGACCAGGCGCCCGACCCGCTCATCCTCGCCCGCCAGCCCGGCGGCGCGCCGGCCTATCGCGGGCTCGCCTACGTGGTCTTCGAGCATTTCCCGCTGAAGGCCTACGGCAACCGCCTGCCGCAATTCTCCTTCGAGGTGATCCGGGTCGTCGACCGCCTGGAGCCGCTGGTTCGCGCCGTCACCCTGATCCCCGGGGCGACCGAGTTCGGCTACGCGACGGCGCCGGTCTCGGGC carries:
- a CDS encoding YdcH family protein, which codes for MTHTHHELAELMPEYADDIHKLKMSDSHFARLADEYHEINRQVHRMETNVEPASDEAIEVAKKTRLRLLDQIRAILARAA
- a CDS encoding DUF2460 domain-containing protein, translated to MPALAAFHEVLFPVEVAFGATGGPERRTEIVALGSGREVRNARWADSRRRFDAGTGLRTLDDLAAVVAFFEERRGRLHGFRYRDPADHRSCLPSGTPGPLDQPIGTGDGVTAAFQLVRRYGAGTTAWTRTIAKPVAGTVRVAVAGVEKVAGTDFTVDTTTGLVTFLPGRIPPAGAEVTAGYRFDVPVRFDTDEIRVDLAAFRAGEIPAVPLVEIRP
- a CDS encoding DUF2163 domain-containing protein; translated protein: MKTLPPGLAAHVAGQATTLATCWILTRLDGVVLGFTDHDRPILLDGVSCEAASGLRASEDVAQAGLAVGGVEVAGALASAAVTAADIAAGLYDGARIDVHLVNWSDVSERLHLRSGTIGEVVAAEGAFRAELRSAALALDEERGRLFQHRCDADLGDARCRVDLAAPTRRGLGTVLSGSDRRTLRLSGLAAFAPALFERGRLQVTSGVLAGRASEVKSHVLSASVAEVELWQALPAAPAPGDVVSVTAGCEKLFATCRDRFANAENFRGFPHLPGPDFVLAHPSRSRHENDGSAVVP
- a CDS encoding DUF6950 family protein, which codes for MTGVREAVVAEARAWIGTPYRHQASLRGAGADCLGLLRGVWRAVLGPEPEVPPPYTRDWAEASRVDAFAAAAARHLRPLEPAAAQPGDVLLFRWRDGLPAKHAGILTAPGRFVHAYEGSGVVESPLVPAWRRRLAGAYAFPGADD